The following are encoded in a window of Solibacillus sp. FSL R7-0668 genomic DNA:
- the cobS gene encoding adenosylcobinamide-GDP ribazoletransferase: MKNASQGFLLAWQFFSFVPIKKQFDMNKSSITWMYASLPLIGLAIGSLLSGGAYVLMSYSDISDLLLSILLVVGMVIFTGGLHLDGFIDMCDAFFSYGDKEKRLQVLDDPRTGAFGVLGIVSLLLLKLGFVYEALVQGQLAMLVYIVMIPYIARIGMLVYFVTMNTSKQTGLAAYFKAQVVTKQLVIYSAVLFTLLSAALLYTGIYSFFILVAVMFAVVVVYRKWSYRNFGGMSGDLLGALGEILEVMLWLTALLCI; this comes from the coding sequence TTGAAAAATGCAAGTCAAGGTTTCTTATTAGCATGGCAGTTTTTTTCTTTCGTACCGATAAAAAAACAATTCGATATGAATAAAAGCTCCATTACGTGGATGTATGCGAGTTTGCCGCTCATTGGTTTAGCCATCGGGTCACTGCTAAGCGGTGGGGCGTATGTACTTATGAGCTATAGCGATATTTCCGATTTATTATTGTCGATTTTACTTGTAGTTGGCATGGTCATTTTTACTGGTGGCTTACATTTAGATGGCTTTATCGATATGTGTGACGCCTTTTTTTCATATGGTGATAAAGAAAAGCGGTTGCAAGTACTAGATGATCCTCGCACAGGCGCTTTTGGTGTGTTAGGGATTGTCTCCTTGCTGTTATTGAAGCTCGGTTTTGTTTATGAAGCACTCGTACAGGGGCAGCTAGCAATGCTTGTGTATATTGTCATGATTCCTTATATTGCGCGCATCGGGATGCTCGTATATTTTGTAACAATGAATACGTCGAAGCAAACCGGTTTAGCTGCTTATTTTAAAGCGCAGGTAGTTACAAAGCAGCTTGTGATTTATAGTGCAGTGCTGTTTACACTACTAAGTGCAGCGCTGCTATATACGGGAATTTATAGCTTCTTTATTTTAGTCGCCGTAATGTTCGCTGTAGTTGTCGTTTACCGTAAATGGTCATACCGGAATTTTGGTGGTATGAGTGGAGATTTACTAGGGGCATTAGGGGAAATACTGGAGGTTATGCTATGGTTAACGGCGTTACTGTGCATTTAA
- a CDS encoding bifunctional adenosylcobinamide kinase/adenosylcobinamide-phosphate guanylyltransferase, which produces MHVILGGAHNGKHAYVERTIQSLEQSEVVYFKGKLPDAAYDKIGKVLVISQFEKIVVPFLDQPEQIIAQEIFEQIERLTKNNELYCICNDMSRGVVPLEKEARQLRDTCGRLYQLLCAHADTVTRVWYGIPQQLKGEHYGEN; this is translated from the coding sequence ATGCACGTCATACTCGGAGGCGCACATAACGGAAAACATGCGTATGTAGAAAGAACAATCCAATCGCTCGAACAAAGTGAAGTCGTCTATTTTAAAGGGAAATTACCAGATGCAGCGTATGATAAGATTGGAAAAGTGCTAGTCATTAGTCAATTTGAAAAGATTGTCGTCCCATTTTTAGATCAGCCTGAGCAAATTATTGCGCAGGAAATATTCGAGCAAATTGAACGGCTGACGAAAAATAACGAGTTGTATTGTATATGTAACGATATGAGCCGTGGTGTCGTGCCTTTAGAAAAAGAGGCGCGCCAACTGCGAGATACTTGTGGACGTTTGTATCAATTATTATGTGCGCATGCCGATACAGTTACGCGCGTATGGTACGGTATTCCACAGCAACTAAAAGGAGAACATTATGGAGAAAACTAA
- a CDS encoding Fur family transcriptional regulator produces the protein MNTIRAWEILKDNGYKKTDKRELILGMFAATDKYLTARDLLQVLKKDFPGMSFDTIYRNLATFVELDILEETELGGERNFRMHCESDHHHHHFICRDCGNVKELSLCPMEMLGEKLPGYAIEAHKFEIYGKCPNCL, from the coding sequence GTGAATACAATACGCGCGTGGGAAATATTAAAAGACAATGGCTATAAAAAAACAGATAAACGAGAATTAATTTTAGGTATGTTTGCGGCTACGGATAAATATTTGACTGCCCGTGATTTACTGCAAGTGCTGAAAAAGGATTTCCCAGGCATGAGCTTCGATACAATTTATCGTAACTTAGCAACATTTGTTGAATTAGACATTTTAGAAGAAACTGAGCTAGGTGGCGAGCGCAATTTCCGCATGCATTGTGAATCGGATCATCACCATCATCATTTTATTTGTCGTGATTGTGGGAACGTCAAGGAGTTATCCCTATGTCCAATGGAAATGCTCGGTGAAAAGCTGCCTGGCTATGCAATAGAAGCACATAAGTTTGAAATTTATGGTAAATGTCCAAACTGCTTATAA
- a CDS encoding metal ABC transporter permease, protein MIEAILNYEFLQNAFFSGLIIGVIAPLLGVFIVVRRLSLIADALSHVTLAGIAGSLYLSQSFSALALLNPIYLGIVASVSGSILIERLRRLYKHYEELAIPIIMSGGIGISAILISLASGFNTDLMSYLFGSVSAVSRQDLFVVLAIAIVVVIFLALFFKELFVLSFDEEYAKASGLPAKWIHLLFMIVVALVIAASMRIVGILLVSSLMTLPVAAAMRLARGFKEAIILAIVFGELAVLIGLVSAFYLNLAPGGTIVVTSIMILLIVIFMKKIVLKFSTKVEGEEA, encoded by the coding sequence ATGATTGAAGCAATATTAAACTATGAATTTTTACAAAACGCCTTTTTTTCAGGGCTTATTATTGGGGTTATCGCACCGTTACTAGGTGTATTTATTGTCGTACGCCGTTTATCGCTGATCGCGGATGCACTATCACATGTGACGCTTGCCGGGATTGCGGGGAGCTTATACTTAAGTCAGTCTTTTTCAGCACTTGCCCTACTTAACCCAATTTATTTAGGTATTGTAGCGTCGGTAAGTGGTTCCATCTTAATTGAGCGCTTACGCCGTTTGTATAAGCACTACGAGGAGCTTGCGATTCCGATTATTATGTCAGGTGGTATTGGTATTAGTGCGATTTTAATTTCGCTTGCAAGTGGCTTTAATACAGATTTAATGAGCTATTTATTTGGCTCAGTATCGGCGGTTTCGAGGCAAGATTTATTTGTTGTCCTTGCCATTGCGATAGTCGTTGTGATTTTCTTAGCATTATTTTTCAAGGAATTATTCGTATTATCCTTTGACGAAGAATATGCAAAGGCAAGTGGGTTGCCAGCGAAATGGATCCATTTGCTATTTATGATTGTTGTGGCACTTGTTATTGCGGCAAGTATGCGTATTGTGGGGATCTTATTAGTATCGAGCTTAATGACATTACCCGTTGCAGCGGCAATGCGTTTAGCCCGTGGATTTAAAGAAGCGATCATTTTAGCGATTGTCTTTGGTGAATTGGCGGTATTAATCGGATTAGTTAGCGCATTTTACTTAAACTTAGCGCCAGGTGGTACTATTGTCGTTACATCTATTATGATTTTATTAATCGTGATTTTCATGAAAAAAATAGTTTTAAAATTTTCAACTAAGGTGGAAGGGGAAGAAGCATAG
- a CDS encoding bifunctional adenosylcobinamide kinase/adenosylcobinamide-phosphate guanylyltransferase — translation MIFITGGVRSGKSAYAEQRALALGNDKHYYYIATGVAFDEEMKKRIMRHQEDRMQQASHWTTVEMQAVIPQHIQLLSSDAVVLFECVTTWLSNVLYLSEQEKNRSEYIKSCIESLQKQLLNWQVQGVTIIIVSNEVLDELPSTYEEVNHYRKLLGHLHQWLVQHSHEAYEVQFQLVQRWK, via the coding sequence ATGATCTTTATAACTGGCGGAGTACGTAGTGGTAAAAGTGCCTATGCCGAACAGCGCGCCCTAGCTTTGGGAAATGATAAACACTATTACTATATTGCCACGGGAGTCGCATTTGATGAAGAAATGAAAAAGCGAATTATGCGTCATCAGGAAGACCGCATGCAGCAAGCAAGCCATTGGACAACCGTGGAAATGCAAGCGGTAATACCTCAACACATCCAGCTATTATCATCCGATGCGGTTGTTTTATTTGAATGTGTGACGACATGGCTTTCCAATGTTCTCTATTTAAGTGAGCAGGAAAAAAATCGTAGCGAATATATCAAGAGCTGCATCGAATCCTTACAAAAGCAATTGTTAAATTGGCAAGTTCAAGGTGTTACAATAATTATTGTATCGAATGAAGTATTAGACGAGCTCCCTTCAACGTACGAGGAAGTGAATCATTATCGCAAGTTATTAGGGCATTTGCATCAATGGCTTGTGCAGCATAGCCATGAAGCTTATGAAGTACAGTTTCAACTCGTACAACGATGGAAATAG
- a CDS encoding histidine phosphatase family protein yields the protein MVNGVTVHLIRHEKTDANLKRKYIGWTDEPIVEQVEFSPFVQSEFIYGSDLIRCQQTANGYFPEATFIAHKQLRELNFGDFEMKTYEQLQHDPIYRAWIDDPYNVTPPNGEDFEQFKQRVISAFMEIVEAQQNYIFVVHGGVIRVLLSQLASEEKMFQQVMAQHRMVYTLHWDSLEDLKGGARCTSYSEAHITENMRM from the coding sequence ATGGTTAACGGCGTTACTGTGCATTTAATTCGGCATGAGAAAACGGATGCTAATTTGAAGCGGAAGTATATCGGGTGGACGGATGAGCCAATTGTTGAGCAAGTGGAATTCTCACCATTCGTACAGTCCGAATTCATTTATGGTAGTGACCTCATACGCTGTCAACAAACAGCGAACGGTTATTTTCCAGAGGCGACATTCATTGCACATAAGCAGCTGCGCGAGCTAAACTTCGGAGATTTTGAGATGAAAACGTATGAGCAATTGCAGCATGACCCCATTTACAGGGCATGGATTGATGACCCATACAATGTAACACCGCCAAATGGTGAAGACTTCGAACAATTTAAGCAAAGAGTAATTTCGGCATTTATGGAAATCGTGGAAGCGCAACAAAACTACATATTCGTTGTCCATGGCGGCGTAATTCGGGTGCTTCTTTCTCAATTGGCATCTGAAGAGAAAATGTTTCAGCAAGTAATGGCCCAGCATCGGATGGTTTATACGCTGCATTGGGATTCACTTGAAGATTTGAAAGGAGGTGCGAGATGCACGTCATACTCGGAGGCGCACATAACGGAAAACATGCGTATGTAG
- a CDS encoding ECF transporter S component: MEKTKLRLIILTALIAAICVIGSFIKVPVGMITTAALDSAPAFISAVFLPPVFAGAAGAFGHIATGFTSGFPLGVFHGLIAIEMFVIVAVFAWLHRKGHHFLKWIFAIVANGILSPLPFYFLISPAFYLGALPSLFIATVINVAIAAVVMPILKNVIQRVGVSA, from the coding sequence ATGGAGAAAACTAAATTACGATTGATTATTTTAACGGCTTTAATTGCCGCGATTTGTGTGATTGGCAGCTTTATTAAAGTACCAGTAGGAATGATTACAACGGCCGCACTTGATTCGGCCCCAGCATTTATTAGTGCCGTATTTTTACCCCCTGTTTTTGCAGGAGCAGCCGGTGCATTTGGACATATTGCCACAGGATTCACTTCAGGATTTCCACTTGGTGTCTTTCATGGGTTAATTGCGATTGAGATGTTTGTCATCGTCGCTGTTTTTGCATGGCTACATCGAAAAGGCCATCACTTTTTGAAATGGATTTTTGCGATTGTCGCGAATGGCATTCTTTCACCGTTACCGTTTTATTTCTTAATTTCGCCCGCATTTTATCTTGGTGCGTTGCCTTCTTTATTCATTGCGACTGTGATCAATGTTGCGATTGCAGCAGTTGTCATGCCGATACTTAAAAACGTAATTCAGCGCGTAGGGGTAAGTGCATGA
- a CDS encoding ABC transporter substrate-binding protein, with product MNFKMKWVAPVAAALLLAACGADEEKASKDSAKEPVKQTEVDGPYTVVDDRGIEVTFEEVPKTIVSLQPSNTEILFELGVGDQIVGGTDYDTYPEAAQKIERVSTSTVINAERIVELNPDVVVAYTAGDEAQVTQLEDAGLKVFVIASATSFDDVYTDIIQLSEVMGIEEKGNEVVADIKDQIAAVQEKTDTVDTKKKVYYEVSPAPDIWTTGNNTFQQEIMNTAGVENIFVDQESWLSVTEEDVIARNPEVIITPATYMENAVDEILARAGWDQIQAVSNKAVVLVDGDVMSRPGPRIGEAVEIMAEAVYPELFK from the coding sequence ATGAACTTTAAAATGAAATGGGTTGCACCTGTTGCTGCAGCACTACTTTTAGCAGCATGTGGAGCAGACGAAGAAAAAGCATCAAAGGATTCAGCAAAAGAGCCAGTTAAGCAAACAGAGGTGGATGGACCATACACAGTTGTAGATGACCGTGGGATTGAAGTAACGTTTGAGGAAGTCCCAAAAACAATCGTATCCTTACAGCCAAGTAATACTGAAATTTTATTTGAATTAGGCGTTGGGGATCAAATTGTTGGTGGAACAGATTATGATACATATCCAGAAGCAGCACAAAAAATCGAACGTGTTTCGACATCAACCGTTATTAACGCGGAACGTATTGTGGAGTTAAATCCAGACGTAGTCGTAGCGTATACAGCTGGTGATGAGGCGCAAGTTACACAGTTAGAAGATGCAGGCTTAAAGGTATTTGTCATCGCATCCGCTACATCTTTTGACGATGTCTACACAGATATCATTCAGCTTTCTGAAGTCATGGGCATTGAGGAAAAGGGAAATGAAGTTGTGGCAGATATTAAAGATCAAATTGCAGCAGTTCAAGAGAAAACAGATACAGTTGATACAAAGAAAAAAGTATACTATGAAGTATCACCAGCGCCAGATATTTGGACAACGGGTAATAACACATTCCAACAAGAAATTATGAATACTGCCGGTGTTGAAAATATTTTCGTCGATCAAGAGAGCTGGTTAAGCGTAACGGAAGAAGATGTCATCGCACGTAATCCAGAAGTAATTATTACACCAGCAACATATATGGAAAATGCAGTGGATGAAATTTTAGCTCGTGCAGGCTGGGATCAAATTCAAGCGGTTTCAAATAAAGCGGTTGTGTTAGTCGATGGTGATGTGATGTCTCGCCCAGGGCCACGTATTGGTGAAGCGGTAGAAATTATGGCAGAAGCCGTATACCCAGAATTATTTAAATAA